Proteins encoded in a region of the Podarcis muralis chromosome 2, rPodMur119.hap1.1, whole genome shotgun sequence genome:
- the NACA gene encoding nascent polypeptide-associated complex subunit alpha isoform X4 encodes MPGEATETVPATEHELPQPHAETVTLPPVPGVPMEVMQTTEESKPVATKNPEVAGKGSQAGTALEPSAAVSGSSVSSAAHPPSSSHDANSPLAGLCPSSTPLAPTDLAASPGQLFSFVAPPSSSFPMSVSPGSALPPSAPALVTQIPSSPLKPPDLADAAQKVSPLSPSIAVGPAASAPVSIISSGSLSSAHPATPVSPPLATSAGPVPQVPLCPIPAPFILPVAPVSPPLVLGPTVLPVVSSTVPLSSPVSPTVPKPHSTMISPASPSRPNNSVTAPLSPLPFAVTTQGPAASPVPASSPVAPPGPPVGSACHPVTPPLAPIAGPAAPASCPLASVVCPGAPPLSPAVPAPRQLIPAGPPVKPASGPAAPVLAPASSLAFVAPAGPAHAPLLPSGPSMKPASASPPVSGPVALVGSASCPVSPVSKSVTPVLAPVSGSVSRPVSQGVPAPILLAPAVPTVKRESPAPTSGPLTSALPVSQPVAPRSAAVTPAGPASSPVTPPLATASGPISSDAPVGVVPQPLAPAASPLPPTSAPVAPPPGPVTPGASASSPMAPPLPPPSGCVTPPIVASDVASKPQALAVLAVKPPPPSAPAPGPLTTAGPASSPSAPPPGPVAPAGSLPRSLASAVPPVKPDSPSVSASSSVAPGGPPPKPGAPLAEAVPPPLAPVSGSVTPPVVAKVPTSKQVAPTVPPMASTASCPVAFHPMAPLLAPVSVPGALASCPLASAGPVPMAPTEVPVSSPVTPAGPASSPLSPTSGPVAPAVVPPRPLPSTGPPLKPASGPVVPPLVPPSRSLAHPAVPEGVASKPVPPAVPPVKPTSPLSPTSSPVSPAGTLPKPLAPTGSAMKPSLPSSQPVAPPLAPPVGPAGLVSKPVPPEKPASPLTPTPGPVAPTVPAPTPLAPAVPVAKPASPLAAAPEPLVPPVSPGVPASSPVPSTAPSVAPPVLPVTSAAGPKGPSVDSSVSVTPTASPKSPVVSASGSGASPVSPVVSAPGTVATTSPLAASTSSATPSTPAPLSLVTPASAALPMDVSQVPVSSAGDKAPPQKTTPLPLAPADLSVSATATSSLTQPASPVPPPTSPVKKLTPSAVLPKPSPVSPASGLASEVPPKPPTPVSAVIEDDELPPLIPPEVPAGEQPLQPILVDFSPKQAVALAEAPATAPPAAPLPPPAKQPVLKNDKGSGTESDSDESVPELEEHDPTHATTHRTELAAAAEIDEEPVSKAKQSRSEKKARKAMSKLGLRQVTGVTRVTIRKSKNILFVITKPDVYKSPASDTYIVFGEAKIEDLSQQAQLAAAEKFKVQGEAVSNIQENTQTPTVQEESEEEEVDETGVEVKDIELVMSQANVSRAKAVRALKNNSNDIVNAIMELTM; translated from the exons CTGCTGTTTCCGGCTCCTCTGTATCTAGCGCTGCCCACCCTCCCTCTTCATCCCATGATGCTAACTCTCCCCTTGCTggcctctgtccttccagtacCCCACTAGCACCTACTGACCTTGCTGCCTCACCTGGGCAGCTTTTCTCCTTTgtggctcctccttcctcctccttcccaatgtCAGTCTCTCCTGGCTCAGCCTTGCCTCCTAGTGCCCCAGCTTTGGTGACCCagattccttcctctcccctgaaGCCTCCGGATCTGGCTGATGCTGCACAAAAAGTTAGCCCTTTGTCTCCCAGCATTGCAGTAGGGCCTGCAGCTTCTGCCCCAGTCTCAATAATTTCCTCTGGGTCTCTTAGTTCAGCTCATCCAGCTACCCCTGTGAGCCCACCACTGGCAACATCTGCAGGCCCAGTTCCTCAGGTGCCATTGTGTCCTATTCCAGCTCCTTTCATTCTCCCAGTTGCTCCTGTTTCTCCTCCTCTGGTCCTTGGACCCACTGTTCTCCCTGTGGTATCAAGCACAGTTCCTCTCAGCTCTCCTGTCAGTCCCACAGTCCCAAAGCCTCATAGCACTATGATATCGCCTGCTTCTCCTTCTAGACCCAATAATTCTGTTACAGCACCTCTTTCTCCTCTACCCTTTGCAGTGACTACTCAAGGCCCTGCAGCCTCTCCAGTGCCAGCATCTAGTCCTGTGGCACCCCCAGGGCCACCTGTGGGATCTGCTTGCCACCCTGTGACTCCTCCTTTGGCACCTATAGCTGGCCCTGCAGCACCTGCTTCCTGCCCCTTGGCTTCTGTGGTGTGCCCTGGTGCCCCTCCTTTGTCCCCAGCAGTGCCTGCTCCTAGACAACTGATACCTGCAGGGCCACCTGTGAAACCTGCTTCTGGGCCTGCGGCTCCTGTTTTGGCACCTGCTTCTAGCCTTGCATTTGTGGCTCCAGCAGGGCCTGCTCATGCACCCCTGCTACCCTCAGGGCCATCTATGAAACCTGCTTCTGCTTCACCACCTGTTTCTGGCCCTGTGGCCCTAGTGGGGTCTGCTTCTTGTCCCGTATCACCTGTTTCTAAGTCTGTGACTCctgttttggcacctgtttctggTTCTGTTTCCCGTCCTGTGTCCCAAGGAGTACCTGCTCCTATTCTGTTGGCACCTGCAGTACCAACAGTGAAACGTGAATCTCCTGCACCTACGTCTGGCCCTCTAACCTCAGCTCTGCCTGTTTCTCAGCCTGTGGCCCCTCGTTCTGCCGCTGTAACCCCAGCGGGTCCTGCTTCTAGTCCTGTGACTCCTCCTTTGGCTACTGCTTCAGGACCTATATCTTCTGATGCTCCAGTAGGAGTCGTTCCTCAACCACTGGCACCCGCAGCTTCTCCTTTGCCACCAACTTCTGCTcctgtggctcctcctcctggccctgTGACTCCAGGGGCATCTGCCTCTAGTCCCATGGCTCCTCCTTTGCCACCTCCTTCTGGATGTGTAACTCCTCCTATAGTTGCATCAGATGTTGCTTCTAAGCCACAAGCacttgcagtgctggctgtgaaACCACCACCTCCATCAGCACCTGCACCTGGTCCTTTAACCACAGCAGGGCCTGCTTCTAGTCCTTCGGCACCCCCTCCTGGGCCTGTGGCCCCAGCAGGGTCTCTTCCTAGATCATTGGCATCTGCAGTGCCACCTGTGAAACCCGATTCCCCTTCGGTTTCTGCTTCTAGCTCTGTGGCCCCAGGAGGACCTCCCCCTAAACCTGGGGCACCTCTTGCCGAAGCTGTGCCTCCTCCTTTGGCACCTGTTTCTGGCTCCGTAACCCCTCCTGTGGTTGCAAAAGTACCTACATCCAAACAAGTGGCACCTACAGTTCCACCTATGGCATCTACTGCTTCTTGCCCTGTGGCTTTTCATCCCATGGCTCCTCTTCTGGCGCCTGTCTCTGTTCCTGGGGCTCTTGCTTCTTGTCCCTTGGCCTCAGCAGGGCCGGTTCCTATGGCCCCAACAGAAGTGCCTGTATCTAGTCCTGTCACCCCAGCAGGGCCTGCATCTAGTCCTTTGAGCCCTACTTCTGGACCTGTGGCCCCAGCAGTGGTCCCTCCTAGACCACTTCCCTCCACAGGGCCACCTCTGAAACCTGCTTCTGGACCTGTGGTTCCTCCTTTGGTGCCCCCATCTAGGTCTTTGGCACATCCTGCAGTACCAGAAGGGGTTGCTTCTAAGCCAGTTccacctgcagtgccacctgtgaAACCTACTTCACCTTTGTCACCTACTTCTAGTCCTGTTTCCCCAGCAGGGACCCTTCCTAAGCCACTGGCCCCCACAGGCTCAGCAATGAAACCTTCTCTTCCTTCATCCCAGCCTGTGGCTCCTCCTCTGGCACCTCCTGTGGGCCCAGCAGGGCTTGTTTCTAAGCCAGTGCCTCCTGAAAAACCTGCATCTCCTTTGACACCTACACCTGGCCCTGTGGCCCCAACAGTGCCTGCTCCTACCCCTTTGGCACCCGCAGTGCCTGTTGCAAAGCCTGCTTCTCCTTTGGCAGCTGCACCTGAGCCCTTAGTTCCCCCTGTCTCTCCAGGTGTGCCTGCCTCTAGCCCTGTACCCTCAACAGCTCCCTCAGTGGCCCCTCCAgttctccctgtaacttctgcaGCTGGCCCCAAAGGCCCTTCTGTAGACTCCTCTGTATCTGTGACCCCCACTGCTTCCCCTAAGTCTCCTGTTGTTTCTGCTTCTGGCTCAGGAGCCTCCCCAGTGTCACCTGTTGTCTCTGCTCCTGGCACTGTGGCCACCACTTCCCCACTGGCTGCTTCTACGTCCTCTGCCACCCCAAGCACTCCTGCCCCTCTTTCTCTGGTGACCcctgcctctgctgccttgccCATGGATGTGTCCCAGGTCCCTGTCAGCTCTGCTGGGGATAAGGCACCTCCACAAAAAACAACACCTTTGCCTCTTGCACCTGCtgatctttctgtttctgccacaGCTACAAGCAGTCTCACTCAGCCTGCTTCCCCTGTGCCACCTCCTACTTCCCCTGTAAAAAAGCTAACTCCCTCTGCTGTGCTTCCTAAGCCATCACCAGTTTCACCTGCATCTGGTCTAGCATCTGAAGTGCCACCCAAACCCCCCACCCCTGTCTCTGCTGTCATTGAAGACGACGAGTTGCCGCCTTTGATCCCTCCAGAGGTGCCAGCTGGGGAGCAACCTCTGCAGCCAATCCTGGTGGATTTCTCTCCCAAACAAGCTGTGGCCCTTGCTGAGGCCCCAGCAactgctcctcctgctgctcctcttcctcctcctgccaaaCAGCCTGTCCTGAAGAATGATAAGG GGTCTGGAACAGAATCTGACAGCGATGAGTCAGTGCCAGAACTTGAAGAACATGATCCTACGCATGCCACAACACATCGGACAGAG CTTGCAGCAGCAGCTGAAATAGATGAAGAACCAGTTAGCAAAGCAAAACAGAGTCGGAGTGAAAAGAAAGCACGGAAG GCAATGTCTAAGCTTGGCCTTCGTCAAGTCACAGGTGTAACCAGGGTTACAATCCGGAAATCCAAGAACATCCTGTTTGTCATCACCAAGCCAGATGTCTACAAAAGTCCTGCATCAGATACCTATATAGTATTCGGTGAAGCAAAG ATTGAAGATCTCTCACAGCAAGCACAGCTGGCTGCTGCAGAGAaattcaaagtgcaaggagaagcCGTTTCAAACATTCAGGAAAACACACAGACTCCCACTGTACAAGAGGAGAGTGAAGAGGAAGAG GTTGACGAGACCGGTGTCGAGGTGAAAGACATCGAATTAGTGATGTCTCAAGCGAATGTTTCCCGGGCAAAAGCCGTTCGCGCCCTGAAGAACAACAGTAATGATATTGTAAACGCTATTATG GAGTTGACGATGTAG
- the NACA gene encoding nascent polypeptide-associated complex subunit alpha isoform X1, producing the protein MPGEATETVPATEHELPQPHAETVTLPPVPGVPMEVMQTTEESKPVATKNPEVAGKGSQAGTALEPSAPATPNPFAGASEAPAACFSQLPIQAPAAVSGSSVSSAAHPPSSSHDANSPLAGLCPSSTPLAPTDLAASPGQLFSFVAPPSSSFPMSVSPGSALPPSAPALVTQIPSSPLKPPDLADAAQKVSPLSPSIAVGPAASAPVSIISSGSLSSAHPATPVSPPLATSAGPVPQVPLCPIPAPFILPVAPVSPPLVLGPTVLPVVSSTVPLSSPVSPTVPKPHSTMISPASPSRPNNSVTAPLSPLPFAVTTQGPAASPVPASSPVAPPGPPVGSACHPVTPPLAPIAGPAAPASCPLASVVCPGAPPLSPAVPAPRQLIPAGPPVKPASGPAAPVLAPASSLAFVAPAGPAHAPLLPSGPSMKPASASPPVSGPVALVGSASCPVSPVSKSVTPVLAPVSGSVSRPVSQGVPAPILLAPAVPTVKRESPAPTSGPLTSALPVSQPVAPRSAAVTPAGPASSPVTPPLATASGPISSDAPVGVVPQPLAPAASPLPPTSAPVAPPPGPVTPGASASSPMAPPLPPPSGCVTPPIVASDVASKPQALAVLAVKPPPPSAPAPGPLTTAGPASSPSAPPPGPVAPAGSLPRSLASAVPPVKPDSPSVSASSSVAPGGPPPKPGAPLAEAVPPPLAPVSGSVTPPVVAKVPTSKQVAPTVPPMASTASCPVAFHPMAPLLAPVSVPGALASCPLASAGPVPMAPTEVPVSSPVTPAGPASSPLSPTSGPVAPAVVPPRPLPSTGPPLKPASGPVVPPLVPPSRSLAHPAVPEGVASKPVPPAVPPVKPTSPLSPTSSPVSPAGTLPKPLAPTGSAMKPSLPSSQPVAPPLAPPVGPAGLVSKPVPPEKPASPLTPTPGPVAPTVPAPTPLAPAVPVAKPASPLAAAPEPLVPPVSPGVPASSPVPSTAPSVAPPVLPVTSAAGPKGPSVDSSVSVTPTASPKSPVVSASGSGASPVSPVVSAPGTVATTSPLAASTSSATPSTPAPLSLVTPASAALPMDVSQVPVSSAGDKAPPQKTTPLPLAPADLSVSATATSSLTQPASPVPPPTSPVKKLTPSAVLPKPSPVSPASGLASEVPPKPPTPVSAVIEDDELPPLIPPEVPAGEQPLQPILVDFSPKQAVALAEAPATAPPAAPLPPPAKQPVLKNDKGSGTESDSDESVPELEEHDPTHATTHRTELAAAAEIDEEPVSKAKQSRSEKKARKAMSKLGLRQVTGVTRVTIRKSKNILFVITKPDVYKSPASDTYIVFGEAKIEDLSQQAQLAAAEKFKVQGEAVSNIQENTQTPTVQEESEEEEVDETGVEVKDIELVMSQANVSRAKAVRALKNNSNDIVNAIMELTM; encoded by the exons CTCCTGCCACTCCAAACCCTTTTGCTGGTGCTTCTGAAGCACCTGCAGCCTGTTTTTCTCAGCTTCCTATTCAAGCACCAG CTGCTGTTTCCGGCTCCTCTGTATCTAGCGCTGCCCACCCTCCCTCTTCATCCCATGATGCTAACTCTCCCCTTGCTggcctctgtccttccagtacCCCACTAGCACCTACTGACCTTGCTGCCTCACCTGGGCAGCTTTTCTCCTTTgtggctcctccttcctcctccttcccaatgtCAGTCTCTCCTGGCTCAGCCTTGCCTCCTAGTGCCCCAGCTTTGGTGACCCagattccttcctctcccctgaaGCCTCCGGATCTGGCTGATGCTGCACAAAAAGTTAGCCCTTTGTCTCCCAGCATTGCAGTAGGGCCTGCAGCTTCTGCCCCAGTCTCAATAATTTCCTCTGGGTCTCTTAGTTCAGCTCATCCAGCTACCCCTGTGAGCCCACCACTGGCAACATCTGCAGGCCCAGTTCCTCAGGTGCCATTGTGTCCTATTCCAGCTCCTTTCATTCTCCCAGTTGCTCCTGTTTCTCCTCCTCTGGTCCTTGGACCCACTGTTCTCCCTGTGGTATCAAGCACAGTTCCTCTCAGCTCTCCTGTCAGTCCCACAGTCCCAAAGCCTCATAGCACTATGATATCGCCTGCTTCTCCTTCTAGACCCAATAATTCTGTTACAGCACCTCTTTCTCCTCTACCCTTTGCAGTGACTACTCAAGGCCCTGCAGCCTCTCCAGTGCCAGCATCTAGTCCTGTGGCACCCCCAGGGCCACCTGTGGGATCTGCTTGCCACCCTGTGACTCCTCCTTTGGCACCTATAGCTGGCCCTGCAGCACCTGCTTCCTGCCCCTTGGCTTCTGTGGTGTGCCCTGGTGCCCCTCCTTTGTCCCCAGCAGTGCCTGCTCCTAGACAACTGATACCTGCAGGGCCACCTGTGAAACCTGCTTCTGGGCCTGCGGCTCCTGTTTTGGCACCTGCTTCTAGCCTTGCATTTGTGGCTCCAGCAGGGCCTGCTCATGCACCCCTGCTACCCTCAGGGCCATCTATGAAACCTGCTTCTGCTTCACCACCTGTTTCTGGCCCTGTGGCCCTAGTGGGGTCTGCTTCTTGTCCCGTATCACCTGTTTCTAAGTCTGTGACTCctgttttggcacctgtttctggTTCTGTTTCCCGTCCTGTGTCCCAAGGAGTACCTGCTCCTATTCTGTTGGCACCTGCAGTACCAACAGTGAAACGTGAATCTCCTGCACCTACGTCTGGCCCTCTAACCTCAGCTCTGCCTGTTTCTCAGCCTGTGGCCCCTCGTTCTGCCGCTGTAACCCCAGCGGGTCCTGCTTCTAGTCCTGTGACTCCTCCTTTGGCTACTGCTTCAGGACCTATATCTTCTGATGCTCCAGTAGGAGTCGTTCCTCAACCACTGGCACCCGCAGCTTCTCCTTTGCCACCAACTTCTGCTcctgtggctcctcctcctggccctgTGACTCCAGGGGCATCTGCCTCTAGTCCCATGGCTCCTCCTTTGCCACCTCCTTCTGGATGTGTAACTCCTCCTATAGTTGCATCAGATGTTGCTTCTAAGCCACAAGCacttgcagtgctggctgtgaaACCACCACCTCCATCAGCACCTGCACCTGGTCCTTTAACCACAGCAGGGCCTGCTTCTAGTCCTTCGGCACCCCCTCCTGGGCCTGTGGCCCCAGCAGGGTCTCTTCCTAGATCATTGGCATCTGCAGTGCCACCTGTGAAACCCGATTCCCCTTCGGTTTCTGCTTCTAGCTCTGTGGCCCCAGGAGGACCTCCCCCTAAACCTGGGGCACCTCTTGCCGAAGCTGTGCCTCCTCCTTTGGCACCTGTTTCTGGCTCCGTAACCCCTCCTGTGGTTGCAAAAGTACCTACATCCAAACAAGTGGCACCTACAGTTCCACCTATGGCATCTACTGCTTCTTGCCCTGTGGCTTTTCATCCCATGGCTCCTCTTCTGGCGCCTGTCTCTGTTCCTGGGGCTCTTGCTTCTTGTCCCTTGGCCTCAGCAGGGCCGGTTCCTATGGCCCCAACAGAAGTGCCTGTATCTAGTCCTGTCACCCCAGCAGGGCCTGCATCTAGTCCTTTGAGCCCTACTTCTGGACCTGTGGCCCCAGCAGTGGTCCCTCCTAGACCACTTCCCTCCACAGGGCCACCTCTGAAACCTGCTTCTGGACCTGTGGTTCCTCCTTTGGTGCCCCCATCTAGGTCTTTGGCACATCCTGCAGTACCAGAAGGGGTTGCTTCTAAGCCAGTTccacctgcagtgccacctgtgaAACCTACTTCACCTTTGTCACCTACTTCTAGTCCTGTTTCCCCAGCAGGGACCCTTCCTAAGCCACTGGCCCCCACAGGCTCAGCAATGAAACCTTCTCTTCCTTCATCCCAGCCTGTGGCTCCTCCTCTGGCACCTCCTGTGGGCCCAGCAGGGCTTGTTTCTAAGCCAGTGCCTCCTGAAAAACCTGCATCTCCTTTGACACCTACACCTGGCCCTGTGGCCCCAACAGTGCCTGCTCCTACCCCTTTGGCACCCGCAGTGCCTGTTGCAAAGCCTGCTTCTCCTTTGGCAGCTGCACCTGAGCCCTTAGTTCCCCCTGTCTCTCCAGGTGTGCCTGCCTCTAGCCCTGTACCCTCAACAGCTCCCTCAGTGGCCCCTCCAgttctccctgtaacttctgcaGCTGGCCCCAAAGGCCCTTCTGTAGACTCCTCTGTATCTGTGACCCCCACTGCTTCCCCTAAGTCTCCTGTTGTTTCTGCTTCTGGCTCAGGAGCCTCCCCAGTGTCACCTGTTGTCTCTGCTCCTGGCACTGTGGCCACCACTTCCCCACTGGCTGCTTCTACGTCCTCTGCCACCCCAAGCACTCCTGCCCCTCTTTCTCTGGTGACCcctgcctctgctgccttgccCATGGATGTGTCCCAGGTCCCTGTCAGCTCTGCTGGGGATAAGGCACCTCCACAAAAAACAACACCTTTGCCTCTTGCACCTGCtgatctttctgtttctgccacaGCTACAAGCAGTCTCACTCAGCCTGCTTCCCCTGTGCCACCTCCTACTTCCCCTGTAAAAAAGCTAACTCCCTCTGCTGTGCTTCCTAAGCCATCACCAGTTTCACCTGCATCTGGTCTAGCATCTGAAGTGCCACCCAAACCCCCCACCCCTGTCTCTGCTGTCATTGAAGACGACGAGTTGCCGCCTTTGATCCCTCCAGAGGTGCCAGCTGGGGAGCAACCTCTGCAGCCAATCCTGGTGGATTTCTCTCCCAAACAAGCTGTGGCCCTTGCTGAGGCCCCAGCAactgctcctcctgctgctcctcttcctcctcctgccaaaCAGCCTGTCCTGAAGAATGATAAGG GGTCTGGAACAGAATCTGACAGCGATGAGTCAGTGCCAGAACTTGAAGAACATGATCCTACGCATGCCACAACACATCGGACAGAG CTTGCAGCAGCAGCTGAAATAGATGAAGAACCAGTTAGCAAAGCAAAACAGAGTCGGAGTGAAAAGAAAGCACGGAAG GCAATGTCTAAGCTTGGCCTTCGTCAAGTCACAGGTGTAACCAGGGTTACAATCCGGAAATCCAAGAACATCCTGTTTGTCATCACCAAGCCAGATGTCTACAAAAGTCCTGCATCAGATACCTATATAGTATTCGGTGAAGCAAAG ATTGAAGATCTCTCACAGCAAGCACAGCTGGCTGCTGCAGAGAaattcaaagtgcaaggagaagcCGTTTCAAACATTCAGGAAAACACACAGACTCCCACTGTACAAGAGGAGAGTGAAGAGGAAGAG GTTGACGAGACCGGTGTCGAGGTGAAAGACATCGAATTAGTGATGTCTCAAGCGAATGTTTCCCGGGCAAAAGCCGTTCGCGCCCTGAAGAACAACAGTAATGATATTGTAAACGCTATTATG GAGTTGACGATGTAG